The following are from one region of the Bactrocera oleae isolate idBacOlea1 chromosome 6, idBacOlea1, whole genome shotgun sequence genome:
- the dikar gene encoding platelet binding protein GspB encodes MVSTFIGLLDIQSWWEIPCISHFCSLFSSAFDLPDIDIEDLESALLSDGTDEDQIALVPELIVRLLKGCDALKSVAKEITHSNYQMFLRRFLRQQCRIHNTENHFDTDIDFQSLPVRKRLQILHDLCHFRLDSCDVQVILSNLEADSLRVEPLGYDSKNSGYWYFYGTRLYREDKPASSLNSYGGIGGSKSTTTSLNGKGSDNVKGAVWQVICFTEEDWQNLASKFKSSTNAKERELYQILDENFLPKLPQLFRERERLRRRKLLQVRNSTRIRNIVELKARQEQERLLRERQRYQFEPPTNLKHQQLSSVQSRARRRSQSTSTASGISTYASSLRRTATTNSSEFLCHRETFCLTPEGEEEEVDNNNENENENGKEHQTEDCYSVQQLEANHKTTVDCATDGAVNTTDSVPKDYSLTHDHCLPSQQLLLQNIKIEPQDGSADEREYVVNSHVVAAYTNASASALQKAETEHHFPLSCDQLQLTVQRPLDDTQFTPSAQLAPAKVKKSHHKKKKSQKKQKKKSREHRRRRKHGTSGNNIDAYNTEPARAITKDIQEVVAVDKTPKQSGSTSSNSSSNSNTNSRSSNSNNKSAKTRSSHNSKNQQTRSQTQSHSNGQHTSNHVLTHTPSLSPEDKENFCRQFTGEAAATGELHELSSVGAVDALGDTTGAVGTGTQHITTTIVKKEVGVGIVHDMAPTSNMKLPGRQTNNSLSSLTGNIFIPPALREDATTVATSERAENKAKSSSGSGSSAGHKKHHRHSGPSSGSNASSDASVTAEKNHGSGGGGHKKKVAAAAAAAAASAVAGTTTTAVSAQSSSQNSDKSADENVFSKNRTTTTTTTSNTKNITSATVTTTTTSSTKITSNHTASTVFRNASHGAEAAVVTTTATAAKTFVSTSSSGANTTATAVTKCYLKHANNQNQSSHKSTNQNFLTSQSNNCSNSSVNYHHHQHHHQNHNHNHNHHHIPNHNYNHNHNRYHQQYTHQTHASHFHMHSCATNQLTSTSLNAFNYASKNSTNTNFLSFTETEEVLQIGMHKVLVYVKNHRDAWPFMDPVEEDIAPRYYSIIRRPMDLLKMEDKLDSGKYNKFSDFRNDFKLIVNNCRLYNGHNNEYTEMVNNLQEAFDKATKKYFDNLSDDEEDDPSLGYPAADSKMNVFREKYFNKKSSKDASSDSQSITTDAEKNAVDKTTQKKKSNKKHAHSQLHESVIPMNKDKYADSADEDFDEGNSGAPDQRGTKRKRKEKDKRRKKKSKSKAAMAEKHGTDDEDDFEMEETVVNEDFHEDLENEQSTRKSKNKQTKDSSKKGKKNKSEKLSKSSNKSSKGKSESGKSKKQSKKGSKSRSYNSEDSAMSEDEELEAVLEPEPEPQPELERVSDVEPEPETEDDADDDDESFEYPAAKKSKNKANKESKSHTKSSTIAGHKKKTTPNKSNQKQHTSNKHQKGKSKSSKSKGKSKSAQAESDCGSESETEKLLKKKSNVNKDMPPPAVDALAASASELEEEVIDDDDDSRSRSMSPFKVDLHKKYSKSALNDDLCDLLTTVKKVPGSTTAINCNQKHTASDDEEDDFKSLSSRSSTPERASSEERKTKRASKKNPRNAKKDEPQSKTGTAIASKKNAEIDAAAAEEAAKQAELEMLLPFLDKYELIKYRRSRANNLQQTAAQNTVEESQKTGRGRSKESAAKKKDTTKAIEKATDKNNGENAKARKNNKKAKKNTSVKEVKEVSDADEIKIPPNEEKSTKTDEKPSAKALKSPMKTELADEECKDITTNNVSPNKSIKSIEKKPVATPDKQTAKRKDKPKPEPTAPVVQEEDPPKKLAEKTVAPVPPKKALQKKAAASAAANKKANNKPTGSAVSNKTSSTNIEALDVETEQTLKDINRWLEHTPRFSEFSSASNSPSRYNLDEFDAAIPAKLEPADFRRPVPIAPPKIDLVPTKLADVLVDLVADGDAVVAGGLKKEVISELITTGTSSSAVGGTASSVSSSCGTPPHSVTSVNSVGSTSANASSNNSVVTAPSISSIASASAANQPTLLIPPPPATSAPALTALAPPKPKEPSTTQLLLNPPPPPHIKNQLAKEAKRKSLKEKLQAAANPRRKDLLRTIERLQPGKAKGNLLQNINKPDEHFPLGPVAAKTKEVKNALIVDTGDNAPKLSLGTVIKTDDFALGQSHNFIDELASKTEAKLMNNTEKDAEEKSSKTTSALEIISPFTPKVPVAAAAVSEVESEKKAVEVSGSDYTKPFEKLLENKSAANADSANVAGAKEKPNLSAWLKAFGVPKKAKKSEEEEKQQQQQSDANESASSAGVGSSSTKSNDGAASASISSTGATAASRSPTAASITGGVDFSLPSAPRQRKASTGSTISERSSFSQDPDSPRIAIDERYGSYAGANYTSPIGASPIGASPIMVSPKPDEITKPTSPYPLNGAIKAGFYQDTTTKSSPDKSCSPREMPSPYPQYSQHIYSSASSPNVSTPELSGTSPYGGANSYNPSGSEASKTPVYSSTSPLPNLYDQYKQPRSQESDYNSSMSPSTPNPNSPYQQPQSSPYTTQSHQSPYHHPNSPYHQQQHSPFHQPTHSSPAHTSSNATPALPVGATSVHSPLHQQPHSPMTSSVDSPASSAATQPPTPLAHSPADQPHSPYQQPMNSPYQSQVPQPQTQPTQTQQQQPQQTQQNANALSPYSQSSMSPSPYQAPVGTPESLNFNQITQNADVAKVTPVATSVPTAKPSVASSNSNNNGNNIGSNVASATAVPSYVPTSHDLYNVPAMATTQQQPQPQTMIPQQQHPQQQQQQTDNLRALYGSALSTAAASILDGAKHADWNMAGVQQLQDPMQQQQQQQQPHQQQQQQLLHQQQQQKQQNAQQQLHHQQQQQQQQQQQQQQQPQALQQQQQQPQTLQQQQQQTSQKPQYPTYAQYQSKAAAAAAAAAACNNKEMPVADKTDTEKRQNATLSYGDNSANDMVAFMQHMHQQAQAHKNSMTAISTATVASSAPQVSTATPTTAAVNSNTNPTPLKRTAEDMLGMDYSGTSGSSTANKIQKCDSNTGLQQQTPQLSTQISKQQQMFDSFLGAMPFGKHLGSITPDKAFEMYNRAASMGFPKDYAKDNSCQMQQQQQHHQQQPSHQQTNSATNQQQQQHHQQLQQQKQVQQLQQQSHNQLQHGQQQQQSQHHQQLQHSQHAQQQQTQSQHLSKSGMESITASLLNKPLNYGASSLQQQQQQQLGRAQQINQSYSAQTQQSQASQPQQQQQQQQQQQQNTQHQQLSVKATASTATASVAGTTLDASNMLNMSNHHLTHHLSAYNKPTPAPPPTQTYSNPAASLLHPLAESLFGLSSASAGFYDKNMPPAAHMYNAAGGAKNLSTSQLYSNPASIAAMSASAGGMYGNPQQLSAAAAASNTYGVGVPNTNSSCSNNSSNQQQQNATAVAETAKPVAPVVQAPAKRGRKKKASTIAAEAAAAATAAAKLQQQQQQQQLQQRQQQQQQLQQQQQHQQQQQQQQQHQQQMTQNHLHASQYNTAAAHMSQLSSATSVASAQPAHQSSSGVPAHLQAHAQALQQGFPLYAGLKTGGVGSPLATTGSSNSAAAAAAAAAATGNSTAHSSATASAASNVSAAGGVDVATAISLKTSAAEVTGMVPGSAFNFGPTPGTLGLYGDQAAAAAASSYLDQFRDASNPYYMPTAPAPAHRNSTSDASAAEKAQSALNSGASAASVYPFLTAHTTPRATPYSFMHNTGASQLADPNSQLYSSYLRREDFLMFNQGLLGRGAGAAGYGQPPPPTAYRPSSLGMPKPYDINRSWF; translated from the exons ATGGTTTCTACTTTTATCGGGCTATTGG ACATACAATCATGGTGGGAGATACCGTGCATATCTCATTTTTGTTCATTGTTTAGTTCCGCTTTTGACTTGCCCGACATCGATATCGAG GATCTTGAGTCGGCGCTGTTGTCGGATGGTACGGATGAGGATCAAATTGCGCTTGTTCCCGAGTTAATTGTGCGTTTATTAAAGGGATGCGATGCGCTCAAATCGGTAGCAAAAGAAATAACCCATAGCAATTATCAGATGTTCTTGAGGCGTTTTCTACGCCAGCAGTGTCGCATACACAATACCGAAAACCACTTTGATACGGACATTGATTTTCAGTCACTGCCGGTGCGCAAACGTTTACAAATACTACACGATTTATGCCACTTTCGCCTCGACTCTTGCGACGTACAAGTAATACTAAGTAATTTGGAAGCGGATAGCTTGCGTGTTGAGCCGCTCGGATACGATTCGAAAAATTCTGGCTATTGGTATTTCTATGGCACGCGATTATATCGCGAGGATAAGCCAGCATCTTCGCTGAATAGTTACGGTGGTATTGGCGGTAGTAAATCAACGACCACATCACTGAATGGCAAAGGAAGCGACAATGTTAAAGGTGCCGTGTGGCAAGTAATTTGTTTCACCGAAGAGGATTGGCAAAATTTAGCTAGCAAGTTTAAATCTTCAACGAATGCCAAAGAGCGTGAATTGTATCAGATATTAGATGAAAATTTTCTACCCAAATTACCACAACTTTTTCGTGAACGCGAACGTTTGAGACGCAGAAA ACTACTTCAAGTACGGAATTCGACACGCATACGTAATATCGTCGAGCTAAAAGCGCGCCAAGAGCAGGAACGATTATTGCGAGAACGTCAACGCTATCAATTCGAGCCGCCAACGAATTTGAAACATCAGCAGTTGTCGTCAGTACAGAGCAGAGCAAGAAGACG CTCCCAATCCACATCGACAGCCAGCGGCATCTCCACATACGCCAGCTCCTTACGCCGCACAGCCACCACAAACTCTAGCGAGTTTCTCTGTCATCGTGAAACCTTTTGTCTAACACCGGAGGGCGAAGAGGAAGAAGTCGACAATAATAACGAGAACGAAAACGAAAACGGGAAAGAGCACCAAACGGAGGATTGCTACAGTGTGCAGCAACTGGAGGCCAATCATAAGACAACTGTTGATTGTGCAACCGACGGTGCTGTAAACACAACTGATTCAGTTCCAAAAGATTATTCGCTTACACATGATCACTGTTTGCCAAGCCAACAGTTGCTTTTACAAAACATCAAAATTGAGCCACAAGACGGTTCGGCTGATGAAAGGGAATATGTGGTGAATTCTCATGTTGTAGCTGCATACACCAACGCCTCCGCTTCCGCTCTGCAGAAAGCAGAAACTGAGCACCACTTTCCACTAAGCTGTGATCAGTTGCAGCTAACGGTACAGCGACCGTTAGACGACACACAATTCACTCCATCGGCTCAGCTAGCACCTGCGAAAGTGAAAAAGTCGCACCACAAGAAGAAGAAGTCGCAAAAGAAGCAGAAAAAGAAATCTCGCGAGCATCGACGTCGTCGCAAGCATGGCACCAGTGGTAACAACATTGATGCTTACAACACTGAACCTGCTCGTGCAATAACAAAAGACATACAAGAGGTCGTAGCAGTAGACAAAACACCAAAACAGAGTGGTAGCACCagtagcaacagcagcagcaatagtAATACTAATAGTCGaagcagcaatagcaacaacaaatctGCCAAAACACGCAGCAGTCACAATAGCAAAAATCAGCAAACGCGGTCGCAGACGCAAAGCCACAGCAACGGCCAGCACACCAGCAACCACGTCCTTACGCATACACCTTCCCTGAGTCCCGAGGATAAGGAGAACTTCTGCCGACAATTTACTGGTGAGGCAGCCGCGACTGGTGAATTACATGAACTTTCTTCTGTGGGCGCTGTTGACGCATTGGGTGATACCACAGGCGCCGTAGGCACTGGCACGCAGCACATAACAACAACGATCGTAAAGAAAGAGGTCGGCGTAGGAATTGTACATGATATGGCACCAACCAGCAATATGAAATTGCCCGGCAGACAAACCAACAATTCACTCTCATCGTTGACCGGTAACATATTCATACCGCCTGCTTTGCGCGAAGACGCGACAACAGTTGCAACATCGGAACGCGCAGAAAACAAGGCAAAGTCATCGTCGGGATCAGGGAGCAGTGCGGGTCATAAGAAGCATCATAGACACAGTGGGCCGTCATCGGGGTCGAATGCATCCTCTGATGCTAGTGTCACTGCGGAGAAGAATCATGGCAGTGGCGGTGGTGGACATAAGAAAAAAGTGGCGGCAGCGGCAGCTGCAGCAGCTGCGTCGGCGGTAGCgggaacaacaacaacggctgTTAGTGCGCAGTCATCCTCACAGAACTCGGATAAAAGCGCCGATGA AAATGTATTTAGTAAAAATCGCACCACCACTACCACAACCACCTCAAACACCAAAAACATAACCTCAGCAACCGTCACTACCACCACAACCTCAAGTACCAAAATCACTTCAAATCATACCGCCTCGACTGTGTTTAGAAATGCGTCGCATGGTGCAGAAGCAGCCGTagtcacaacaacagcaacagcagcaaaaacaTTTGTGTCAACGTCCTCGTCAGGCGCCAATACAACGGCGACAGCCGTGACTaaatgctatttgaaacatgcTAACAATCAAAACCAAAGTTCTCACAAATCtactaatcaaaattttttaacctCCCAATCCAATAATTGCTCCAATTCATCTGTCAATTACCATCACCATCAACATCATCACCAaaatcataatcataatcacAATCACCATCACATCCCAAACCATAACTATAACCATAATCATAACCGGTATCATCAACAATATACGCACCAAACGCACGCTTCCCATTTCCATATGCATTCCTGTGCCACCAATCAATTGACATCAACCTCGTTGAACGCCTTTAATTATGCTTCCAAAAATTCCACGAATACGAATTTTCTCAGTTTCACCGAAACGGAAGAAGTACTACAAATCGGTATGCACAAAGTGCTCGTCTATGTGAAGAACCACCGCGATGCCTGGCCCTTTATGGATCCCGTTGAGGAGGACATAGCGCCACGATATTATTCCATTATACGAAG ACCAATGGATCTCCTAAAGATGGAGGATAAACTGGACAGtggtaaatacaataaatttagtGACTTTCGCAATGATTTTAAATTGATTGTGAACAACTGTCGCCTCTACAATGGACACAACAATG AATACACCGAAATGGTAAATAACTTGCAAGAGGCCTTCGACAAGGCCACTAAGAAATACTTTGATAATTTGTCAGACGATGAGGAGGACGATCCTAGTTTGGGTTATCCGGCAGCAGATTCCAAAATGAATGTCTTCCGTGAGAAATACTTCAATAAAAAGTCTTCAAAAGATGCAAGTAGCGACAGTCAGAGTATAACAACGGATGCGGAGAAGAATGCTGTGGATAAAACtacacaaaaaaagaaaagcaacaaaaagcaTGCGCATTCTCAGTTGCATGAATCCGTAATACCGATGAATAAGGACAAATATGCCGATAGTGCGGACGAAGACTTTGATGAAGGAAATAGTGGTGCTCCAGACCAACGTGGCACCAAGCGGAAGCGTAAAGAAAAGGATAAAAGACGTAAGAAGAAATCGAAAAGCAAGGCAGCAATGGCTGAAAAACATGGCACAGATGATGAAGATGACTTCGAAATGGAGGAGACTGTGGTTAATGAAGATTTTCATGAAGATTTGGAAAATGAACAGAGCACAAGGAagagtaaaaataaacaaacaaaagatTCATCGAAAAAAggcaagaaaaataaaagcgaaaaactCTCCAAGTCATCAAATAAGTCTTCAAAAGGAAAAAGTGAGAGTGGAAAATCAAAgaagcaaagcaaaaaaggCAGTAAATCCAGAAGTTATAACTCTGAAGATTCGGCTATGTCCGAGGACGAAGAGCTAGAGGCGGTATTGGAGCCGGAGCCGGAACCACAGCCGGAGCTTGAAAGAGTATCGGATGTGGAGCCTGAGCCGGAAACCGAAGATGACGCCGATGACGATGATGAAAGTTTTGAATATCCTGCTGCTAAAAAGAGCAAAAATAAGGCAAACAAAGAGAGCAAATCGCATACTAAATCTAGTACTATCGCTGGGCATAAGAAAAAAACTACACCAAATAAATCAAATCAGAAGCAGCACACATCCAACAAACACCAAAAGGGTAAAAGCAAGAGCAGCAAGTCGAAGGGAAAGTCTAAATCGGCTCAAGCCGAAAGCGACTGTGGAAGCGAGAGTGAAACGGAGAAGCTGCTAAAGAAAAAATCCAATGTGAATAAGGATATGCCACCACCAGCAGTGGATGCGCTTGCTGCATCAGCTTCTGAATTGGAGGAGGAGGTAATCGACGACGATGATGACTCGCGTTCGCGCAGTATGTCACCGTTTAAGGTGGATCTGCATAAGAAATATTCCAAAAGTGCACTTAACGATGATCTCTGCGATTTACTGACAACAGTCAAAAAGGTACCCGGCAGCACAACGGCAATAAATTGTAATCAAAAGCATACAGCTAGTGACGATGAAGAGGATGATTTTAAGTCTTTGTCGAGTCGCAGCTCAACTCCGGAGCGTGCTTCCAGCGAGGAACGCAAGACAAAACGCGCATCTAAGAAAAATCCACGTAATGCGAAAAAAGATGAGCCGCAAAGTAAGACTGGAACGGCAATTGCTAGTAAAAAGAATGCCGAAATTGATGCTGCGGCAGCGGAAGAGGCAGCAAAACAAGCCGAGCTTGAGATGTTGTTGCCTTTCTTGGATAAATATGAGCTGATTAAATACCGGCGTAGTCGAGCGAATAATTTGCAACAGACCGCAGCACAGAATACAGTTGAAGAAAGCCAGAAAACTGGGCGAGGTCGCTCGAAAGAAAGCGCTGCCAAGAAGAAGGACACAACCAAAGCTATAGAAAAAGCGACTGACAAAAACAACGGAGAAAACGCTAAGGcgcgcaaaaacaacaaaaaagccaaAAAGAACACAAGCGTAAAGGAAGTAAAAGAAGTATCTGATGCTGATGAAATCAAAATCCCACCAAATGAGGAGAAAAGTACGAAAACTGATGAGAAACCATCTGCCAAAGCATTGAAGTCACCTATGAAAACCGAGCTTGCAGATGAAGAATGCAAAGATATTACAACGAACAATGTTTCTCCGAATAAGAGCATCAAAAGCATAGAAAAGAAACCGGTTGCAACGCCGGATAAACAGACAGCAAAACGAAAGGACAAGCCTAAACCAGAACCAACAGCTCCTGTAGTACAAGAGGAAGATCCGCCAAAGAAACTTGCTGAAAAGACAGTAGCGCCAGTGCCGCCAAAAAAAGCTTTGCAAAAGAAGGCCGCCGCGAGTGCTGCTGCCAACAAGAAGGCTAACAATAAACCAACCGGCAGCGCTGTGTCGAATAAGACGTCTTCGACCAACATTGAGGCACTCGATGTCGAAACTGAGCAGACGCTTAAAGACATTAATCGTTGGCTGGAGCATACGCCACGTTTTTCGGAGTTTAGTTCTGCAAGCAACTCACCTTCACGCTACAATTTAGATGAGTTCGATGCAGCAATACCCGCCAAATTAGAACCGGCCGACTTTCGACGGCCAGTACCGATCGCGCCACCTAAAATCGATTTAGTCCCAACTAAACTAGCAGATGTTCTAGTTGATTTAGTGGCCGATGGTGACGCTGTTGTTGCCGGTGGCCTTAAGAAAGAAGTGATCTCAGAGTTAATAACTACGGGCACCTCAAGTAGCGCGGTAGGCGGCACAGCGAGCAGTGTAAGCTCGAGTTGTGGCACACCGCCACATTCGGTAACGTCTGTCAACTCAGTTGGGAGCACGTCAGCAAATGCTTCATCCAATAACTCAGTTGTTACGGCACCATCGATATCATCAATTGCATCTGCATCCGCTGCCAATCAGCCTACTTTGCTGATACCACCACCTCCCGCCACAAGTGCGCCAGCCTTGACTGCCTTGGCGCCACCGAAACCCAAAGAGCCTAGCACTACACAATTGTTGCTGAATCCGCCACCACCGCCGCACATTAAAAACCAGTTGGCTAAGGAAGCAAAGCGAAAATCGCTGAAAGAGAAGCTGCAGGCGGCTGCCAATCCGCGGCGCAAAGATTTACTTCGCACAATCGAACGTTTGCAACCAGGTAAAGCAAAAGGTAATCTTTTACAGAATATAAATAAACCTGACGAGCATTTCCCCTTGGGTCCCGTGGCGGCTAAAACGAAAGAAGTGAAAAATGCGCTGATTGTAGACACTGGCGATAATGCGCCCAAACTAAGCTTGGGTACGGTTATAAAAACCGATGATTTTGCCTTGGGGCAATCACATAATTTTATCGACGAGTTGGCTAGTAAAACTGAGGCGAAATTAATGAATAACACAGAAAAAGACGCTGAGGAGAAATCGAGCAAAACCACCTCTGCGCTTGAAATAATTTCGCCTTTTACACCAAAAGTGCCAGTAGCAGCTGCTGCTGTTTCTGAGGTGGAGTCGGAAAAGAAGGCTGTTGAAGTGTCTGGCAGCGACTATACTAAACCGTTTGAAAAACTGTTAGAGAATAAATCTGCTGCAAATGCGGACTCTGCCAACGTTGCAGGCGCAAAGGAAAAGCCCAATTTAAGTGCTTGGTTAAAGGCATTTGGGGTACCAAAGAAAGCTAAGAAATCGGAGGAGGAAGagaaacagcaacagcaacagtcaGACGCCAATGAATCGGCATCTAGTGCAGGTGTTGGCTCTAGCTCGACAAAGTCGAATGATGGCGCTGCATCAGCGTCAATATCGTCGACTGGTGCCACCGCTGCAAGCCGATCGCCTACTGCGGCATCGATTACGGGTGGTGTCGACTTTTCATTACCATCGGCCCCAAGGCAGCGTAAGGCCAGCACTGGTAGCACCATATCCGAGCGTTCTTCGTTCAGTCAGGATCCCGACTCGCCGCGTATAGCAATCGATGAACGTTACGGCTCCTATGCGGGTGCAAATTACACTTCGCCAATTGGAGCTTCACCAATTGGTGCATCACCGATAATGGTTTCACCAAAACCAGATGAAATTACCAAGCCTACCTCACCCTATCCATTGAATGGCGCAATAAAGGCGGGTTTCTATCAAGACACCACTACTAAAAGCAGTCCTGATAAAAGTTGTAGCCCACGTGAAATGCCTTCACCATATCCCCAATACTCACAACATATATACTCATCGGCTTCATCGCCAAATGTGTCAACACCGGAGTTAAGTGGTACATCACCGTACGGTGGCGCAAATAGTTACAATCCATCTGGTTCTGAAGCTTCCAAAACGCCCGTTTACTCATCCACCTCACCACTGCCGAATCTCTACGATCAGTATAAGCAACCACGTTCGCAAGAATCCGATTATAATTCATCGATGAGCCCAAGTACGCCCAATCCAAATTCACCATATCAACAGCCGCAAAGCTCACCATACACCACGCAGTCGCACCAATCACCATACCACCATCCCAATTCACCGTATCATCAACAACAGCATTCACCGTTCCACCAACCGACACACAGTAGCCCGGCACACACATCATCCAATGCAACACCTGCATTACCAGTTGGTGCTACCTCGGTCCATTCGCCTCTGCATCAGCAACCGCATAGCCCCATGACTAGTAGTGTAGATTCTCCTGCTTCGTCTGCGGCGACACAACCGCCTACACCATTGGCACATTCACCGGCCGATCAGCCTCATTCGCCCTACCAACAGCCAATGAATTCGCCGTATCAATCGCAAGTGCCGCAGCCGCAAACACAGCCAACGCAaacacagcagcagcaaccacAACAGACGCAACAAAATGCAAATGCGCTCTCACCATACAGCCAAAGCAGTATGAGTCCTTCACCATACCAGGCACCCGTCGGGACTCCGGAGTCTTTGAACTTTAATCAAATAACACAAAATGCAGATGTGGCTAAGGTGACGCCAGTGGCTACATCGGTACCAACAGCAAAACCGAGTGTTGCAAGCAGCAATAGTAATAATAACGGTAATAATATTGGCTCCAATGTTGCTAGTGCAACGGCGGTGCCAAGTTATGTGCCAACGTCGCATGATCTTTATAATGTACCGGCTATGGCGACAACACAGCAACAGCCACAGCCACAGACGATGATACCACAGCAGCAGCatccgcaacaacaacagcagcagacGGACAACTTGAGAGCTCTGTACGGCTCTGCTCTTAGTACTGCCGCTGCGTCCATTTTAGATGGGGCAAAACATGCGGATTGGAATATGGCAGGAGTGCAACAGTTGCAGGATCCaatgcagcaacagcaacagcaacaacaaccacatcagcagcaacaacaacagcttctgcatcagcagcagcagcagaaacAACAGAATGCTCAACAACAATTGCAtcatcaacagcagcagcaacaacaacaacaacaacagcagcagcagcaaccacaagccctgcaacagcaacagcagcaaccacAAAccctgcaacagcaacagcagcaaacaTCGCAAAAGCCGCAATATCCTACTTACGCTCAATATCAATCGAAGGCAGCTGCTGCAGCCGCCGCTGCGGCCGCttgcaacaacaaagaaatGCCCGTTGCAGATAAGACCGATACTGAAAAGAGACAAAACGCCACACTCAGCTATGGCGACAACTCCGCCAACGATATGGTGGCATTTATGCAACACATGCACCAACAAGCTCAGGCACATAAAAACTCAATGACCGCCATATCAACGGCAACGGTCGCCAGTTCTGCGCCTCAAGTCTCAACTGCGACACCAACCACTGCAGCGGTGAATTCGAACACTAACCCTACTCCCCTCAAGCGTACAGCCGAAGACATgcttggcatggattatagcGGCACCAGTGGAAGCAGCACAGCGAACAAAATACAAAAGTGTGATAGCAATACCGGCTTGCAACAGCAAACGCCACAGTTGTCAACACAGATTAGCAAACAACAGCAAATGTTCGACAGCTTTTTGGGCGCCATGCCGTTTGGTAAGCATTTAGGCAGCATTACGCCGGACAAAGCGTTCGAAATGTATAACCGTGCAGCATCGATGGGGTTTCCCAAGGACTATGCAAAGGATAATAGTTGtcaaatgcaacaacagcagcaacatcatCAGCAACAGCCATCACATCAGCAAACCAATTCTGCCACcaaccaacagcaacagcagcaccaccagcagttgcaacagcaaaagcaGGTTCAACAATTGCAACAGCAATCACACAATCAGCTGCAGCATggtcaacagcaacagcagagTCAGCACCATCAACAGTTGCAACATAGTCAGCATGCGCAACAGCAGCAAACACAATCTCAACATTTATCCAAGTCAGGCATGGAGAGTATAACAGCCAGTTTGCTAAATAAACCGTTAAATTATGGTGCAAGCAGtttacagcagcagcagcagcagcaattaGGCCGTGCACAGCAAATAAACCAGAGTTATTCAGCACAGACGCAGCAATCGCAAGCatcacaaccacaacaacaacaacaacaacagcaacagcagcaacaaaatacACAGCACCAACAGTTGTCCGTTAAAGCGACTGCATCCACCGCTACAGCATCGGTTGCCGGAACAACGCTTGACGCCAGCAACATGCTGAATATGTCCAACCACCACCTAACGCACCATCTTTCGGCATATAACAAGCCGACGCCTGCGCCACCACCAACGCAGACGTACAGCAACCCGGCTGCCTCGCTGTTGCATCCTTTGGCCGAGAGTTTGTTCGGCTTgtcctctgctagtgctggctTTTACGACAAGAATATGCCGCCAGCAGCTCATATGTACAATGCAGCAGGAGGCGCGAAAAATCTCTCAACTTCTCAGCTGTACTCTAACCCTGCGTCCATTGCGGCCATGAGTGCGAGCGCCGGTGGTATGTACGGCAACCCGCAGCAACTTTCGGCTGCTGCTGCCGCATCCAATACGTACGGTGTCGGTGTTCCGAACACCAATTCTAGTTGCAGTAATAATTCCTCTAATCAGCAACAGCAGAATGCAACTGCTGTCGCAGAGACTGCAAAGCCAGTGGCTCCTGTAGTGCAGGCTCCAGCTAAGCGTGGCCGCAAAAAGAAAGCGTCAACGATTGCCGCAGAGGCGGCAGCAGCAGCTACAGCGGCTGCGAAActccaacagcaacaacaacaacaacagttgcaacaacgccagcaacagcaacaacaattgcaacaacaacagcagcatcagcagcagcagcaacaacaacaacagcaccagCAACAGATGACGCAAAATCACCTACATGCATCACAATATAACACAGCGGCAGCCCACATGTCGCAATTGTCCAGCGCCACCTCAGTAGCTTCAGCACAGCCCGCCCACCAAAGTTCAAGCGGAGTGCCTGCGCATTTGCAAGCGCATGCGCAAGCACTGCA